A window of the Ostrea edulis chromosome 1, xbOstEdul1.1, whole genome shotgun sequence genome harbors these coding sequences:
- the LOC125666969 gene encoding uncharacterized protein LOC125666969 isoform X1, translating into MELEDILDQISLPDISKRPLREGLHHAKQYLKSQYKMHIAKESLIPDQCISHALSVQGQSFTEACHHGHSSICQDCEKMDMTLKQIQRLAEEQIWKNKEATMFVVDEAVSAIHKWKAHILRSKNQERARTCIIDKMTEGGVLVTCDWAMKFLPRKYREGMRLLRFIYSQLTNDHLCNTNISSKSQNLWASILIMCRFMSKWWPQIGENVAIKVFLKDS; encoded by the exons ATGGAGCTGGAAGATATCCTCGACCAAATCAGTCTTCCTGACATAAGTAAAAGACCTTTAAGAGAAGGTCTACACCATGCCAAGCAATATTTGAAATCACAGTACAAG ATGCACATAGCCAAGGAAAGCCTGATTCCAGACCAATGCATTTCACATGCACTCAGTGTTCAAGGTCAGAGCTTTACAGAGGCCTGCCATCATGGACACAGTAGCATTTGCCAAGACTGTGAGAAGATGGATATGACCCTGAAACAAATACAAAGACTTGCTGAAGAACAAATCTGGAAAAATAAAGAAGCAACCATGTTTGTG GTTGATGAAGCTGTCAGTGCCATACATAAGTGGAAGGCTCATATTCTGAGATCCAAAAATCAAGAGAGAGCTAGAACCTgtattattgataaaatgacagAGGGTGGTGTTTTGGTCACATGTGACTGGGCAATGAAATTCCTACCGAGGAAATACAGAGAAGGTATGCGCCTATTGCGTTTCATTTATTCACAGTTGACAAATGATCATTTGTGTAATACTAATATTTCTAGTAAATCACAAAATTTATGGGCCAGCATTTTAATAATGTGCAGATTTATGTCCAAATGGTGGCCCCAGATAGGTGAGAATGTGGCCATAAAGGTTTTCCTCAAGGACAGTTAG
- the LOC125666969 gene encoding uncharacterized protein LOC125666969 isoform X2, which yields MELEDILDQISLPDISKRPLREGLHHAKQYLKSQYKMHIAKESLIPDQCISHALSVQGQSFTEACHHGHSSICQDCEKMDMTLKQIQRLAEEQIWKNKEATMFVVDEAVSAIHKWKAHILRSKNQERARTCIIDKMTEGGVLVTCDWAMKFLPRKYREGQIDWFAKRGIN from the exons ATGGAGCTGGAAGATATCCTCGACCAAATCAGTCTTCCTGACATAAGTAAAAGACCTTTAAGAGAAGGTCTACACCATGCCAAGCAATATTTGAAATCACAGTACAAG ATGCACATAGCCAAGGAAAGCCTGATTCCAGACCAATGCATTTCACATGCACTCAGTGTTCAAGGTCAGAGCTTTACAGAGGCCTGCCATCATGGACACAGTAGCATTTGCCAAGACTGTGAGAAGATGGATATGACCCTGAAACAAATACAAAGACTTGCTGAAGAACAAATCTGGAAAAATAAAGAAGCAACCATGTTTGTG GTTGATGAAGCTGTCAGTGCCATACATAAGTGGAAGGCTCATATTCTGAGATCCAAAAATCAAGAGAGAGCTAGAACCTgtattattgataaaatgacagAGGGTGGTGTTTTGGTCACATGTGACTGGGCAATGAAATTCCTACCGAGGAAATACAGAGAAG GTCAAATAGACTGGTTTGCAAAGCGGGGCATAAACTAG